Within Populus trichocarpa isolate Nisqually-1 chromosome 6, P.trichocarpa_v4.1, whole genome shotgun sequence, the genomic segment TGATGTGTTGTAGTTCCTGCAAAGACAAGGCCAAAATCGAAGGTTGATTTCTGATCAGCCCCTCAGAAGGTCAAGTCAATTCTCTTTTCCCGTATGaatatctatgtttttattattattctagtGTGTGCAGGCATGTTGTCCAATGTACCTTTTATAGACATAATCACTGGCTTTGCGCGTATTGCACACATAGTAGATGCAACCTAGCCAATGCATCAGCCTACACAATTTCCACACTCGGGATCCTTTTGATGCTAGAACTTTTCAGTTTTCCAAGCATTTCCTTAAGCTTCACCAGACAACTCTAACCATAGACATGCATGTGTCTACGAGCTACCAGACTTACTATTTTCAGGCTGAGCCAAACGCtaagtttatagttttttttttaaaaaaaaactttgaaaaatcttagatttcataattattCTGATGAGACAGAGATGTTTTACTCTGATAAAACATAGATATTTTACTCACTTTTTAAacccttttctaaaaaaaagaaagaagataagcatgatgaaatattaaaaaggaTTAGAAAATCTCTCAAacaaattctcatttttttctccacttcttatgatatatttattctTAGCATGTTTCTCTAAAAGATGTCATGGaacaatatttttgattttttacccGGATTCTCTTTTCTTAAAGAGTAACCGAAGATAGGGTGATAACCCGGTGATCTTGGGTTCaacctatatatatagatttgaCGAGCTACCAAATCCTTCATGCATGAGCTTATCCAAGTACTGAGCCCAAATATACTTGGGTTTGGCGGCCTGCCAGACCCTTATCTTCAGGTTTAGTCAAGCGCTAAGCCTATGATCTTTTTAAACTCTGAATAATCTTAGGCTCTAATATTACTCTAATGAGTTAGagatattttacttattttttaacatcttcttttaaaaaaaaaagataagcaTGTTGGGATATGTAAAAGAGACTGGGGTATCTCTTTAGcatgtccttttttttccctcacttCTTGTGGTATATCTATTCTTGGCGCACTTCTCTAAAAAATGATTGCACTTTCTCTTAAAcgatatttatttaagtatcgGAGAGTCCCTAAACTTATAATAAGGAACCTTTTGCGggtattaattattattcattaaaaatgaTCCATAAGCATAATGTTCATGTCCCTCACACTcaaaacatttaacatcatgaacatgtttaggttgagtttcaaACTTACCTTTGACACTAGTAGGGACATCAACTTTAGCCTTTGGTGGTTTGGCTTTGGAAAGAACAAAGAACCTCGGCCGGAGAGTGCCCTCTCTCCTTAGATTCAacttccaagatgatgaagaacccGAATTAAAGCTGGCTGAACATGTCCATTTCtaagttgtctctccaccttcgtagccatgtgaaccatgtTCTCTAGCTCCACATAGTGTTGTAAACAACATTGGTAATGTCCCgattcaacccattaagaaatctagTCATGATGGCTTCTCTATCTTCAACAACATTGGCCCGAATTATTGATATCTTCATCTCTTTATGATATTCATCTACTGactttataaccttaatttagACCTTATAGCTTTGGATATAAATCTCTATAATAATGGTTTGGTACAAATCATCTCCTCattaagactttcatctcccTCCAAGTTTGAACGGGTCGCTCCTCATTCCTCCTCCTACTGATTACAATCTGATCCTACCAAATCAATACATACTCCGTAAACTCAATGAGGACCAATTTCACATTCTTTTGTTCAGAATAgctatgacaataaaaaaatccaatctactTTTTTCTCTCACTTCAAATAAGCTTTGAGATTGTTTTTACCTTAGaagttaggaattttcagtttaatggaGTCCAAGTCCCCGTCCACATCTTCATAATTCCCCATGCCAtggaaattcacattcctctTAGCCCTATTCAGTCCAAACCTGATTGGCCAacagatgcaaaatcatagtcatcttcacctGCATCTGTATTTTCGTTAACAAACTTTTCAGAATCAGATTTGACATTCTATATGGCCCTACGACCATATTTCCTCGACTATCAACCCTACTATTTTGTTGCTTTATTtaattcacctcatctttcagcCTTGTATGTCCTAAACAAGAACTCGAGTTATTGGCCTATGACTCGTAATTGGAAAGCGACGTCAACGTTTTGTGTCACTGATTCATTGTTTTCAGATATTATTTGAATCTGTAACAataaatatatctatttttcaCCTCGtacaaactctaaaattaatgattttcttaaagttttccatgataaaattaaaggcTTATCCGTacaatttttatattctaaaacTTCAAACCACTATTCTTTAGTACCATAAGTAAGTTTGTATACGACAAGTTCTATTTTTTGATAACAagaaatcttattcaaataaaaataagccTCAACTCTAACAACCAATTAATGAATCTCTTCTTCAAAAGATTAACATCAAAGAAAGGAATTACATCAAAATTAAGAACACATGTATAAAGaaaactttgataaattttgaaaagtctttcttttttcacttatctcttttttttaaaatagactaTAAGAGgcagtgtgaaaataaaaaaagtattgtaATTAGTAAAATTCTAgtaaaattgaaattcataatctaaataaaaagaataaaatacaacaagtaaaattaataaaattttgaatttaagcatgaaaatgaaaacaattggTAAACCAACTTCCTCTATATAATTAAGCTTTCAGAGTTATCTAACAAAAATTCAGCCGGAACCAACattcatataaaaactatacCAATTTTTATCGTATTAATTGAACTCttaacaataaagaaaataatataataaaaataattatgtgttTTTCAATCCGAACGACATTACCCGATAGCAGTGAGTTTCTACATCTATGATGAACGATGTTTTCTCCTgatcttctttatttatttgctgGTATTCTAAGAATGCAtcaaaaaaactcaagcaaTCCTCAATTTCATTCCTGACCAGGGGTTCGATCTCAACCCCTACCTTCAGAAATCTCTCTGGGCTCTCGCTATTCACCAGCCAGTTGATCAACTATCCTCCTTTTCTGGCATCAAGTGTATTGATTGACGCTGGTTTTCCTTTTAGAGTTCTATTAGGCAACAGCGTCTGGCTGCCTCCTGATCATTCCTCGTTTTTCCTATCCCTTTTTTAGTGGAGAGATTCATCAATTGATGGTATGTTGAAGACTTTTCTATTACGAAATAGTCTATCATGACGGTGCTCTGCCGTGGGAATTCTCTTATTGTCGTTGGCAGTGTAATCCGTATCGACGTTGTAATGCTAGGCACATATGAATTTCGGGTGGACTATCGTTAGAAGATTACCGTGTTTAATATCTTCACGTCCAGATTTGCTTATCAGGGGATGTTATCAGAATATAATTTCTTGTGAATACAAGTTGATGGATTCTAAAATTTGATTGATGGtggatttaattttggtttgcAAAAGCTAACATATACCCTTcactgaaaataataatagcagtaATAAGTAAACCGTCGGCTGAGTTGCCAAAGTCATAGATATGCCTGCCATTGCACTAACAGTAATAAAGACGTTGAGAGGAATGTTCACTATGTTAACATTTGGATCTTTCTCGTTGTCCCCAAAGTTTCATTTTACACAAGACAGTTTCCTTTGTCCCATTTTCCCTTCCTCCGATTCTTCTTATGTTACCTTTGGAACTTTCAAGCTtactaaacaaaagaaaaggaaaaaagaacaagaaaattattGTTCTTCTTTCTGCATTGAATTCTCGACGGTTATGAATGGCACGCCGAGCAGTAGAAGGTAAGTTCTTTGCTAATTATATTTCTCTTGTCTTCTGTGTTATGATCACGTTTAGGCAACTAAGGAAGCCTATAAGGTCTTATTGGGGTGCGTTGAGCACGATGTGTCTCGTCAGAAGTTTAGGGTAGCTTACCTACCTTCTAATAATGAAATGCAGTGACCTAAAAAGTTTGGAAGAGTAGACATGAATTGCTATTGACATAATTTGGATGTAGGGAagacttgtttttgttttttggcaaCAAAATATGGATTAGAGCAGCTGAGTTAAGTGGTCATTtcaatggatttttttgttcttgataaaTATTCCTGTGACATGTATGTAGTATGTGTTTTGACCATAAATTTTCAGATAGAAGTAGGCCTTCTAATCCATTATCGAATGCAGTGACTCCTCCAGCACCCAACGCGCTACATGGACAGAGCCCCTCATCAGGGAATTCTTCAACCTTGTTATTTGTCATTGGAGGGATGACTGTGCTCATAATATTGTTGACCCTGGTATTGTACTTCTGGAAATTCAACAAGCcagaaaaattgaagaaattcctGAAGAAAAATAGAAGTCTGACAGGTCATAGAATTTCTGATTACTGTTTATTATTACTAAGTTAATACAAGTactaatttttcataatttgcaTCTAATTACAGAAACCAACGATTTCTGGAGTGGCAATCTTCAAACAATAAACTATTTCGACTTTCAGACATTGAAGAAAGCAACTAAGGATTTTCATCCTGCTAATCTTCTTGGAAGAGGTGGATTCGGGCCTGTCTATCGGGTACAGTTTGTTAACCAAAATGTCTTTTCTGGCAAGTCAGTGTCAGAGTCTGAATTTCATAAGCAAGACTTTAGTTCATGTTCTGGTACTTGCAGCTTTTATGATTCATCCTCTTGTTTCATAGGGGAAGTTGCATGATGGTAGACTGGTTGCGGTAAAAAAATTGTCTCTTGACAAATCTCAGCAAGGAGAATCAGAATTTCTTTCGGAGGTGAAGATGATTACGAGCATCCAACAGAAGAACTTGGTTCGACTTCTAGGATGCTGCTCAGATGGTCCACAAAGGTTACTTGTGTATGAATACATGAAGAATAGAAGCTTGGACCTCATAGTACACGGTACCGTCTCATGACTCTCATCTTACATTTGATTATGAAAcaagatgataatttttaaaccttCCAGTGAACTTTAAAATGTTCTTCTATTGTCCTCTGCTGCAGGAAATAGTGATAAATTCCTGGACTGGAACACCAGATTCCAAATAATTTTAGGCATTGCTCGAGGACTGCAATATCTACATGAGGATTCACACCTCAGAATTGTTCACAGAGATATCAAAGCAAGCAACATTCTTCTTGACGATAAGTTCCAGCCTAGGATTAGTGATTTTGGGCTGGCTAGGTTCTTCCCTGAAGATCAAGCATATCTCAGCACTGCATTCGCCGGAACTTTGTAAGTATTCTACAAATATAGGAGTCCAAATGAAAGAAAGCACCCTAGGAGCCATTGATTGGCTTTCAACATATTCTCTTCTTAACTTTCCACTCTCTCCTGTTCAGAGGCTATACAGCTCCTGAGTATGCCATCAAAGGAGAATTGTCCGAAAAAGCAGACATATATAGCTTTGGAGTGCTTGTGCTTGAAATTATCAGCAGCAGGAAAAACACAGATCTTAGTTTACCATCAGAAATGCAATACCTTCCTGAATATGTACATGCCATTACCTTTCCACAATATCCCTTCTCTTCtgaacattttaatattttcattcagACCTTTTTCTATTGacttcaataatatttattttctcaggCATGGAAATTATATGAGAGGTCAAGAGTGATGGATCTGGTAGATCCGAAATTGCTAGAACATGGAATTGTGGAGAAAGATGTCTTGCAAGTAATCCACGTAGCTTTCTTATGCCTTCAGCCTCTTGCTAACCTGAGACCTCCCATGTCAAGAATTGTTGCCCAGTTAACATGCAAAGTTGAAATGGTTGGAACACCTATGAGGCCAGTTTTCTTGCAAAGAAGCCGTAAAAAGGATGACAACCTCTCTTGGGATACCATATCTGAggcttttctttctcctctgtgGACCGAGTCCCCTTCGTTGCCTGGGCCACAAAATTGAGGTTGATTTAATTGGAGAATGAAAAGATAGAATCATTAAATATAGCTCTTTTGTAATGTAATTTCTGAtgaaaatttaacttgaaataTAGGTCTGTGTAGAAAAGCAGCATATATAGCATGGTAGCTGCACTAGGAAGATTTTATCTGCATTGAACAATAGATGCAGCCATGGTAGACTTTGTCACTATAATTCCTCCTGGTactaattagggttttttttttttgtttaatcacaaggtcttttctcttctttgggAGGATTCAACAACCTGTTACACGCTTTCTTACAAGAGCCATGAATTTGTCAAACATGAGTAAACTTCTTCAAGATCACTACAATAGAATCATATTTTACTGTTATCCTgctttatttctttgaatttattaatgaatgcAAGCTACATTAGGTGCTTGTTTAGGCTTCTGATAAGCTAGGAAATTGGCAGATGATGAAATTTGGTCATGGTGGTCCGTAAGGAGTGCTTCTGGGCACAGTGGAGCTGGCTTCTTACATTGTTATCAATTTTTTGTAAAGATAACTAACAGAATTAATGGTGCAGGGctgaaaattgaaattatagGGCTCAAATTAGTCCCAGATGTGGAATGCCTGCGTTTACCATTTGTTGTAGAGGGAATGAAGTGATATATTTGAATTGGCTGTTCTAGAATTTATAATAGTCATAGTTGTAGAACCGACCcagtcaattatttttattaaaacttccAAAGTTTTTCTTACAAGACATTGACCTTATCGGGTTTGGACAAGCCAAATTGGATCCTTAAAAATTCAGACACGAAATATCCGATCCAATTGAAAGTCTAGATCCCTCGTCAACCAATAGTCCAGATTTATATCATATGATAATTGAGAATAGTGAGAGACAGCTGAAGAAGTCAAAACAGGTGGTGAAAAAACCAACTCTTGGCAAGCTCGAATGTTATTGTTCCAAAGTGCAGTGTTCATTACTCAGAGCAGTGTTTAGGTCTGCAGAGCTTCTCAGCTCCCTAGCATTTAGCTGATAGCTAGGCTTTGCTTTTAATTTGAACTGTTGTTTGATAGGGTAGGCCTTGTTTCATTGTATTTACTCTGAGCACTTTGCCCTCTGCCGCAGGGTTTGTCACTTCCTTTTGGAGTTTTGCCTtgctcctcttctttttctgcGTGCAACAAAACTAACTCTTAGCCATTTGCTTTTCTCTGGAATTTTCCAGCCAGGTTTATGAATGGTGTTATTGAGATGTTCTATGGAGGGTTATTATCAACTTTTTCTGGTAAagaataccaataaaaaaaatataaatgtactAGAAACGATTTAACTACAGAgagatttaattttgatgtaatGTTATTGTGGGGATAAGCCGGAAATTGTATATGAGACAATGATTGTttgaaatatcttttaaaatgtaaaaacaaataaggttttttttatatataaaaattcagctcacaataattttaaccaaatatatattttttaaaaattacaattaaaaatatttttctttaatcttatttttctaaaacagcAGAAAAAGTTAACACAAGGCCTAATACACACCCTGTGATGAAACAGTAATCACCATTAAATTCTTTTCACCccacaagaaaataattatagaaaaaaaaatagtagcaTTTAAGTTCATGCTGACAAATATTTAATGCTCTTTTCCTAATCAGTAAACATATCTAATAAATAAAGGCAACGAATCAAAACAGAAGAACTTGTTTTCCTTTGGACCACACCTCAGAAATATATATTTGCCAAAAATTGCTCCCcgtttatattattctttaccTAATTTATACTTGCAAAATGGCAAAATACACTCAGAAACTGATAGGGTTGCTTTCACTGATTCCAACTTCAAACCAGTCCAGAACTATGCAAACAGTTATTCATAATAAATTCCATTACCTACTCCTTGCTGTCAAATATTAAATGGtaaataagattaattaattgattttttcgtAGTTAGTAATTACTTCAACTGGTGGAGAGTGTTATGTATTAAGAAGGAGAATGACACCATTTATATATGTTGTATATATGATTGGTATTCTCATGCAGttaatcaaagaaagaaagaaatagaaattatCCTGGATTCATAGAATTGGCTGCTAAAAAATCCACTACTCTTTCATATTTCTTGCTGTGACTAAGATTTTGGACAAAGTATGATCACAGATATAACATTGATCAAGAAGCAGGACACCATTTACATAACTGAGCTTCGGAGATTGAACTaagcaaactaaaaaaaaatacaaaaaggaaggaggaggaaggaaggaaggaagaaaacGATGAAGGATTTGCTAGACAAAATCTGTACTTAATTTCCACTGCAACAAATTGATCAAGCATTGAGCAATTAGTTGAAAATCTTTGGAAGACTGAATCTTCACGCCCTCTATTTCTACTTGTTGTGTAAGGGATTTGGACCTGTAGGAACAACTCTCATTTCATCCAAAGTAAGATTCTTGTTCTTGATGGAGTTAGAGATCGATTTGTTGACAGCTTCAAGTGATGATGATGACACATGTGATGAAGTTTTCCTATTATTGGCATCAtcaataggaaaaagaaaagctgaTTTTGGCACTGCATCAGACCCAGTACTTGCAAAAATCATAAGGCACGATGCCATAACAAGAACAACTAATAATCTCATTGCACCAATGAAGAAAACTTTGGATCAAATTGACCCTGAAAAGAACAAGAGGTTTAATTTATACTTGAAAAGTAACCGGAGAGGGATTTCAGTGGTAAAAGGAATGGAGATACTGCTGAGAGCAACAGATCAAAAGAATGGCCGAGCTGCTTAATTGTAGAAGGAGAGGAAGTGAGCGGTGATGATATATAAAAGTGACATGAACTATGTATAAAACCTCGGATTTAAAGGTAAAGAAAAGCTTTGACATATCAACATCTCTTTGACCTGAACCTTCACCAAACCTTATTAATTGCTTTCAGTTCCAATGGAGCTAAGACATACTTGGGAAGTGTAAaaggaagaatttttttttctttcaaaaaaccaaaacagaaaGACTTCAAGGTAGAAAGATCTGTTCTTATATAACTACCTCTCCAAAACCCTCAAGAGTCCACTGAGTTTTAAGATTTCTCTggtccttttcttcttttccatgTAGATTTTACTCGTGCTCTCAATGGCCATGCAaggttaaagaaagaaaagctgaCAATATAtcgagaaaaaaggaaaaatattaatggaTTGTTTTGACTAGACCATGCATATGGTTGTGTTTTCCTGTTGTCTTGTGAAGCAAGTCGATTCCTGCTTGGTTGGGTGCAGGTGcttgattgaataaatgatGAAAACTAGATAGCTAGCTAGGTGGGTTTTTAGTTAGACAAACTGCTGCTAGCTAGTTTGCTGAGGCTCCTGCCGGAATGACGACAAGAACAGTTGAGGCTTCATTAATTCCGGCCTTCTGCATTAAACACactttatacttttttatttatttgttttttataacgAGAAACtcaggttaaaaaaaatcccgGATGAAGATATAGCCATCTTGATGTGTTGTTTGTTGGAATTGAACTCACGAATCTGGCTAATGACCCAATTTTAGGCTAATAAACTTTCCTTACCCTTCAGATTTTAGAAAgcttttcatttactttttcttttttctttgctactcttacaaaattaaattagtaacaaaaaaaataaatagaggtTTTAGTGTACCATATCTCT encodes:
- the LOC7474708 gene encoding putative serine/threonine-protein kinase — protein: MARRAVEDRSRPSNPLSNAVTPPAPNALHGQSPSSGNSSTLLFVIGGMTVLIILLTLVLYFWKFNKPEKLKKFLKKNRSLTETNDFWSGNLQTINYFDFQTLKKATKDFHPANLLGRGGFGPVYRGKLHDGRLVAVKKLSLDKSQQGESEFLSEVKMITSIQQKNLVRLLGCCSDGPQRLLVYEYMKNRSLDLIVHGNSDKFLDWNTRFQIILGIARGLQYLHEDSHLRIVHRDIKASNILLDDKFQPRISDFGLARFFPEDQAYLSTAFAGTLGYTAPEYAIKGELSEKADIYSFGVLVLEIISSRKNTDLSLPSEMQYLPEYAWKLYERSRVMDLVDPKLLEHGIVEKDVLQVIHVAFLCLQPLANLRPPMSRIVAQLTCKVEMVGTPMRPVFLQRSRKKDDNLSWDTISEAFLSPLWTESPSLPGPQN